One genomic region from Streptomyces sp. NBC_00457 encodes:
- a CDS encoding mannosyltransferase family protein, translating into MTDLATRVAPAGLTGTARALLGYAAVRALGLLALALWSAARDKSAYTLLTARWDSLWYTRVAELGYGYEVRLPNGDIHSNLAFFPLLPWLERLLHATTPLSYAGAGLLVAVLASLAAAWGIYAVADHVYGPRAGFCAVLLWAVLPVGIVQSMAYSESLFTALAAWSLYAVLTGRWLTSGTLALLAGLTRPVGLAVVAAVWAVGIASFVRHRSAAPDEGARSPEHAPSLAPGTPESGASAWRRALGMLLAPLGAAGYVLWVGHRTGKGPLGYLDVQAGWRNGFDGGWAFARFVAAKFTSFPSALAGVGLIVGVGLVVWLYVVCVRRRQPLPLLVYAGVVTALALCASSYFGSKPRLLMPAFPLLLPLALALARLRTTRSALVLGAVAAGSAVYGAFWLNGSGPP; encoded by the coding sequence GTGACCGATCTTGCGACGCGCGTGGCACCGGCCGGACTCACGGGGACGGCCCGGGCCCTCCTCGGGTACGCGGCCGTCCGCGCCCTGGGCCTGCTCGCCCTCGCCCTGTGGAGCGCGGCGCGCGACAAGAGCGCGTACACCCTGCTGACCGCCCGCTGGGACTCCCTCTGGTACACCAGGGTCGCCGAGCTGGGGTACGGCTACGAGGTCCGCCTCCCGAACGGCGACATCCACTCCAACCTGGCCTTCTTCCCGCTGCTGCCCTGGCTGGAGCGGCTGCTGCACGCGACGACCCCGCTGTCGTACGCGGGCGCCGGCCTCCTCGTCGCCGTGCTGGCCTCGCTCGCCGCGGCCTGGGGGATCTACGCGGTCGCCGACCATGTGTACGGCCCGCGCGCGGGGTTCTGCGCGGTGCTGCTGTGGGCCGTGCTGCCCGTCGGGATCGTGCAGTCGATGGCGTACAGCGAGTCACTGTTCACCGCACTCGCCGCCTGGTCCCTGTACGCCGTCCTGACCGGCCGCTGGCTCACGTCCGGCACCCTGGCCCTGCTGGCGGGCCTGACCCGCCCGGTGGGCCTGGCGGTCGTGGCGGCGGTGTGGGCGGTCGGGATCGCCTCTTTCGTACGACACCGAAGCGCGGCGCCCGACGAGGGCGCACGCAGCCCGGAACACGCCCCCTCTCTCGCCCCCGGTACGCCGGAGAGCGGCGCGTCCGCGTGGCGGCGCGCCCTCGGCATGCTGCTCGCGCCCCTCGGCGCCGCCGGGTACGTCCTGTGGGTCGGCCACCGCACCGGCAAGGGCCCGCTCGGCTATCTCGACGTCCAGGCGGGCTGGCGCAACGGCTTCGACGGCGGCTGGGCGTTCGCCCGATTCGTCGCCGCAAAGTTCACGTCGTTTCCGTCGGCCCTGGCGGGGGTCGGGCTGATCGTCGGCGTGGGCCTGGTCGTCTGGCTGTACGTCGTCTGTGTGCGCCGGCGCCAGCCGCTGCCGCTGCTGGTCTACGCGGGTGTCGTCACCGCGCTGGCACTGTGCGCGTCGAGCTACTTCGGCTCGAAACCGCGCCTGCTCATGCCCGCCTTCCCCCTGCTGCTGCCCCTCGCCCTGGCCCTGGCGCGGCTGCGAACCACCAGGTCGGCGCTGGTGCTGGGCGCTGTCGCGGC